A region of the Drosophila subpulchrella strain 33 F10 #4 breed RU33 chromosome 3L, RU_Dsub_v1.1 Primary Assembly, whole genome shotgun sequence genome:
actTATAAATAAAGTTATAAGTAATAATAGCAAAAatataaactaaaataaattattttaagaactGAGAGTACTCACCAGCGTATTTCCTCCGATTTGGATCCTTGATGTAGGAAAACTTTCGTATCTCTTCCTCGGGAGCCTGCAAAGGCTCATCCTCGTTCGCTGTATGAGTAGCCAAATGGCTAAGCATCAGGAAAAGCGGTTGCTCCTTATCGGCATGTTCTTTGATCAACCGTTCCGCCTCTGTGGTCAACAAATCAGTCATGTAAACCCCACGATCTCGGCACTCCAACTCCATATTCCGCCGGAAATCGTAGCCCAGGCTGTAATTGGCTGTCGGCATCTTggagcgtctctggtagtagTCTATGTAGCCGCCCCAGTAGCCGTAGTGGTAGTCAAATCCCCGCTGGGTGGGTGTATATTCCGGTCTGGAGAAGCCCAGATGCCACTTTCCCACCAAGTTGGTGGAGTAGCCTGCCTCCTTAAAGATCTCCGGCATCAAAGTGGCATTGAGGGTCAGAGCCCAGGGCTCCTCATTGCTGATCACAAAGTGCTGGGTGCCTGTGGAAGCCGGATTTgcgaaaatgtttaatttaaaataaatgttgtaTATAGAATTAATTTAAGTAGTGGTAGTAGtactaataataaaaattataagaaaaaatttaagaCTAACCTTCCAATACCAATTTTGactatatattttaacacAGTATTATCAGAAAAGTAGCAATTTGTATGATCACAATATGTACATTGCAAAATTTGGAGCTTACTTAATATATATTCGAATTGAATCCAATGGATAAATgacaaaaaaagtaaaacCTTTTTTGGCAACCACTTGAAATGTTTTCTACTAACTAACTACCCCGTATATTATAATCGCAAATGGTACTTACCTGTGTGTATTGGATAGCGACCGCTGAGTAGAGCTCCCCGGGAGGGAGTGCACATCGCGGGGGCGTAGAGTCGATCCAGTAGTCGACCGTGATAGGCCAAGGCGTCGATGTTGGGTGTTAGAAACTCCCGGCCACCGCGAAAGCTCACATCATCGAAGCCCTGAAATTCGGTTTGTTTTAGAAATGGTTTATTCGTGGTGGCGAAACTAGTCCCACCATGTCATCGGCCATTATGATGATTATGTTGGGGCGCCGTGGCTCAGCGGCCTCATCCGACTGCACCCGTTGGAGGCAGAGTAAGAGTAGAAACGCTGATAAGCCCCGCATCGTGGTTACTCAATTTCCGAATCGGACAAACACGTAATATTCGACAGCCGCGTTCCGCTTTGCACGGCAGTTCCCGATCGACTGATGCCGCGAGCGGCGAAGTCCACGTAACATCTCGCCCCGACTCAGTATTGGGTCTCGATCTCACTCCCAAACTAAGCGATTGCCGTTCGATTCAACATCGATCAAACCAAATTGATATATGTGGTTACTGCGCACCtccaacaaaaacaaactcTCTAATTATAATGTGGAGCAAGTGTAAATATGCTTAAAATTAAGTGGAGTTTTTTTGAGATAGTTGAATATGCCGAAGATAAGTGGGGTATATTCTGTTGCGGATCAGTAGGTGGTTAGCATTGATCAGTCTGGGCAGAATAATCAAAATCTGACATTGgaatttagaaaattttcctAATATAAATCTGGTTTTAGAAAACAAAACTATATAACTTGggaaaaagttaaaaattggtTTGATCCCCCTTATGGCAAATTAAATCCATagagaactaaataaaatgtacacaaaataataaataaaacaacaaaCCGAAATGGATTTTTGATAAAACAAGGATTTGTTTTACTTTACTTTTGTGTACTAAACTAAGCCTTATAGGGTAGTCAAACTGAATGATACTAACTATATAACCATCTATCTGGCTCCTGGGAGTCCAGTGGTCCAGTGAGTAATACTATCGGGACACGCACAGACATACACGCTTAATTAGCTACACACGCACACAGTAAAGGCATAATCTGATCCTGATCCTGATCCTGTTTCTGATACCCGCTCCGATCGCGATCACCAGACAAGGCTCCTGGCCGCCGCCGGAAGACCGCAGATGGCGTTGTGGACGGGAATGGCCAGGAATCCGGCCAGGGCGATACCATACGAATCCGACTGGACCACCATGGCCATGGCGAACTGCTGGCGCTCCGGCGAGATCTCCTTGGACATCCGATAGAAGGTGTTCACGTAGGCACCGCCGCCCAGAAGTCCCTCCCACAGGACGATAGCGAACACGATCCAGATGCTGGGCGTGTACCACCAGATGACCTCGGTGAGGAAGTAGACGACGTTGACCAACTGGAAGATGGACATTAGCCAGATCTTGTCCAGCTGGAAGACGTTGACCGAGGAACGAGAGATGAAGACTCCGATTTGGTAGTCCACATTCAGCCAGCGGTACTGCGAGTCCTTGTCCAGGAAAATGTCCTCGAAGTAGACCAACTCGAACTGAAAGATCAAGTGAGTATGTGATATATATTAGACATTTATATGTTAGCCAAATATTTAGCTTACCAGTCCCTGATTGATGAAGTACTCGAAGAAGTAAACCAAGCAAAGGGGTAACATATACTTGAAGAGGTGCTTGATGTAGAAGAACTTCTCCTTGAAACCAACCAAGGGCTTCTCGTCGGTGATCAGGACTTCCGTGGACTCAACTGTCGTAACTGGCAGGATATCAACCTGCGGACgacgcagcagcagccaaaAAGCGAAAGCCTCGATCGCGGGGAAGATCAGCATGACCAGCATAGTGTCTCTGGGACTGAAGTCCAGAGATCTCAAACTGGCATAGCTCAAGGAACCAATGACTCCGGCACCACCAGTTCCGGATGACCAGGTGGATATCACATTCCTACGGGGATAGGAACGTATTAGAGAGGTTCTTCTGAGTGACTTTCCTTCACAAGAACTCACTTGTTGTAACGCGAAGAATAGGCCAAAAAGGTGGTCTCTCCGATTCCACTGCTGGCTGAGGTGATGATCACTCCCAACAGGGCCATCCATTCGGCATTGGCAAATCCTACCAGCAGGAAACCAGCTGCGGAGAAAGCGACTGCCAGGGCTATGCGAAAActggaaataaaaattatatttattagcATTTATTTAAATCATGAGATCCATTCTTCTTAAGCCTTTTCCAAAAGAAGTATGGAATTTTTTAAAGAGGAATCTAGGACTGTACTCACTTGACCCAAAACGGAAAGAAAGGCATTAGTATCTTCACAAACAATGAGGGCAGCACATCAGCCAGCAAAATAGCCCCCGTGGATACCAAGTGACAATTTCTACCCGACGAGCTCTCTTCACTTTCATCATTctgtgaaaaaaataaaaaatttaaagttattaCATTTATCCTTATTATATCTaaaagtatgtatatttatttttataatgtttaataaaaagaTTAATAATATCTCACCGGATTGAACTGCTTGATTATATCGTGGGCAGCACTTAGCATCACCACATATCCGTAGTTGTTGCACAGACCGAGGATCCAGTAGGACGTCAGATCCCGCCAAAGGCCCCGATCCTGGCGAGAACTGTGAGAGGCATCTCCGGGGGTGACCACCACTTGGGGATCGTGTTCGGCCTCGGCCTCTTGCTGCTTGCTTGCCGTCATATCGAGCCGGCAAACTAAGAggagaaaaataaatttattttttttaattcatagTAAACTTGGAAACCATCTagttattgatttttattattgttcAGTATACCGGAATTTAATTAACTTTACTTGAACAACAAACTCGTGTTCCTCATATACGAGTATTGGTAAAAACTTTTCCATCTCttgaaatttaaatgttctgattgctcttaaaaaaattacacTCTGTTCAAGTTATATTTAAACTAATTGCTTAATCTGTCAATCTGAGCCTTTGCGTCGTGGGTTTTTAATCTTAAAATAACGGTTGAATTGGAAGTCGAGAAAATAAgttctttaaaattttaagtgaatatgaccaataaattaaaaaaaataatcataatCATTACAGTAACTAAAGAATACCTGATTTTTCAGAGgaaataatattaacatacaAAAGAACTCATTGGTGTgttattttatcaattttgTATTTCTAATCTTTTTAAGTACTTATTTTTTCACCACTATCCTTGATTTATTTATAgatatattttaagaaaacctTTTATTCTTTATTCTTTTTGAGACATTCCAACCGTTTTGTTTTAAGagtagaaaaaataattaggggaaaattaaataaatgtatcaactataataaaaaaaactcagCACTTGCCAAATCTGTGCGCATTGTTGTTTGTTCAAGAGCAACTTTACCACTTTATTTATCCAAAAGCAAATCTTGCTTTTGGCTGCAACTAAATTAATTTCCTACTATCGCTTTGAAATCACtagtttttataaattcaCTCACTTTAACTTAGACAACAATTAACTAAATTCTCTTCCGCAATTAAAAGCTCTTTTAACTCTTCAGAAAGAAAATGCTTTTGCTCTCCACAAACAATGCACTCTTAAGTTTCTGTTTACCTATTGTGAACTAGTATTTGCTCGTGTCgaatttaaacaaattgtttaatttgttAAGCTGAGCATGTGCGTAGGCAGTCTTGAACTTGACAAAATATGGTCACTAGGGAAATCGCTACAGTAAATACCCTGGACTTTTGTTGGAAGATACGTGcaaaaaatgataaaaaatatacaaattgtaTTGAAGGTAGTAAAAGACAGCTGTTTAGTTGAGTCTCAGGGTTTGACGGGTTAAAAGCCTCGTTATTTATATAGTTAAGTGCCTTGGGGCAAATTTTCACAGCACGTATAATTTCTATTTGCttgcttacatttttaataaagtaAGTCTGTTACTTTACAAACTTCCCAGACTAAACACACTTTAAATATGATTTATGACCATCTAATTTGCAATGTCATTTATGCaaagttttccttattttaaTAAGGTGCTACAGATGATTTAAGTAAGCTGAAGGGGAAATTAATCATGTGTGACACTACCGGATATCATATAGTATATTTAGAGAAACAGTTTTTTGGCAATGATTTGGGCAGTGCAAAGTGCAGATTAGTCGATTTGTTTACATCCGACAGAACTTGTGACTGATAATAGAATAAAGAGGAAGTGGGGGAAAAGGTACAAAACCGGAAAGCGATCAGTGCATATATAGACCATTCACCAGATATATTCCCATTTAATGAAACCTTTTTACTTTAACGCCCATGACTGATAGCTTTAGTTATCCAGATCATTTGAGTTGACCTTGCAATAAGCttattaaaaatcaaattGAATAATCAACAATTAGCAACAATTGCTGTTAGCCAACGGAGTTGAAGTAAGCCAACTGgcaaataattaaaacaatttaacgTGCGAATTCAATTTGTTCGTGCCGTATTGTATGAAAAACTTCTTAACAGTCTTGCATTTTGTTAGCAACTGACTCATTCACAAGATTCACTCGATCCATTTGCGCAGTTCTAAAGTTGTTGACCCACTTCGCAGTGCACTTTCCTATCCGATTACATTTGCTTGATATCCAAAAAATTCGATACCCGACCGGAATGCATTTCGAAATATCATTGGTAAGTTAAGAATGACAGTTGAACTTTTGCATGCCTTGCCTTGGACTTCAAAATAATAGCACAGCTAAAATTTGTGTCAACTATCTATTTTTACTAaagattataaaataatttcccAGGCCTCTAAGGGAAATGCTTAAAAGGATTTACACTTTTTAGATCCCTATATATTATAGCATACTGACGAAATATTATGTTTATCTAATAAAATATCCTTTTTGCAAAGGTATATTGAAATTTGACTCTAAAGTCGAGTCCTAGTTTATTTACCAAAAATCTTGTAATAAATATAGATACTACACATCCGTTTACAATTATCTGATAAATacgttgtttatataaatggctAATTGTTTTATTCCTTCACTGTTTATGACTTTCGAAaccctttaaaaataaatttgcttTCCCAAACTTCGTCAATCACTTTGGAGTACAGCCTTACGTTTCTAGCACTATTTTCCGGTTAGTTAGTTCTGAGGGTTCGGATTCCGAGACCTGATAATAACGGCAACGACACCGATTCGCGCTGCGAGGCGTTCAATGAGTGACTGAACCTGTGCAAACCCTCCCAACTGAACGAGAACCAATACCAATCGGCGACAACAATGGAGCCAAGCGAATGGGACCCCAAGTGCGAGGTATCACGCGAGTTGCCAGCGGCAGCATGAAAAACTAAAGCAATTGCAGATGCAACAAGTGCCAAAGTGCCGATCAGGCAGGTTGATGTACGTAGATCGGTAGCAGGTAACACACATTGCACatataatttaattcaatCCAATTCGATTCGATCTGATTCGATTAAGGAAGGCGGGGGAGTTGAGGTCGGTCAGCGAGCGTCACGTTTTTCAGGTTGGCAAGTGCCTTCGCTCGGGGTTTCTACACTCTTCAATAGTGGGGAGATTACGATAAGATGTTTGAATTTCTCGATGGCGGTGATCTTGTGATTGTTTATGGTGGGAAAAGCTTATCAACTTAGTGGTCTCTGACATTCGTAGATCCCAAACAAACCAATAATCGAAATCGTATCGATTAGATTGCTAAGATATTGTGTCATCGGGTTCTTGAAGATATACCACATTCTCAAATATGTGAGCTGGTTCTTTGCTTGAGTTTATAAATCACATTTTTTCCAAGTGTTCTTAGGGTACTTAGTGTTTCGTTATAGTGTTTACTCCTGGTTAGCagctaattaaaatttcagctCATTTTAATTGCTTCTAGTGTTAAGTTAGGCAGTTTAAATGCGAGTAGCAAACTGCGTTGGCTTATAAGCTTTGTTTTGTATTGCTACTTTTAATGTAAGAAGCACTAATCATTGTTCAGTTTATTGTTATACTATCGGAGCacgtggcgtatgcgtaatctGAAAATACCTCAAAAACAAATAACACCTGtcccaaaaaacaaacaagagTTTCAAAAGAACtttgaaagaaaaaaagaaacaggaagaactttttttttgaaaacatcAACACATGTAACAATACTGAGGTTATTTAACTCGATACAAAACGGTTAAAATATGCTAACCACATTTACCCGTCTAACTGGAAACTCAGGCTAATTttagaattatttaatttaaaaagtgtATCTGTACATTTTGCGAGGTACTTCCTATGCTAAGATGGCAATAAATCCGAGATAAAGtgcaataaatatttctgCCCCGAGTGAATAACAAACAATCGCTGTGTTGTACGTACACTTTCGAATTATTTCCGGCTGCCACTCAATCCGCTGGAGCAATGAAAACCTACTGAGGACTTGCCGAATACGGGCCTAGAATACGGCTCTACAAGCTGCAATCGACATTATCATTATCGTAAAGTGGGCAACAGATTAAATTACAGATAAGATGTTCGCAGCATTGGGCCATATAAATCTTAAGATATCACTCGGCAACGGCATTTCGTATATGACAGGCTTTGGTTAACAGAAAGGGTAATCAAACTGATGATGGTGGGAGGTGAGGGTCATAAACCGGCTCTCTTTCTATATCCGAGCAGTACACTTCAATCTAATTATCGGACTAGCTGTAAGTTGccaataataaattaattggGTTCTGTTTCCGTTTCCGCAATACTATATCTCCCTTGGCTGGCGAATCCACCGTTTAAATTAAATCCGTTTCGCGCTCATTTAGCACGTACGGAAACCGCCAAAACCAATTTCACACCGCAGCCGCAAAGCAGGGAACACTTTTTTACTTTGCCCCTGGGTTATACATtgcatttcaaaataaaacatGTTGTTGACAAATTGCAAAATAAAGTGGTTGAGGCTGCCAGGGAAAGGGAAACCCGTATTCACTGCTGTAAATAATTCACAATTGCCTGTCAATTTCGAGTCACTCCAAAGTTGTCATCCCTGCAAAGGGAAAGTATCCCTTATGGGGCTAACTATGGCCAAAGCGAAGGCCTGTCGACAGCAAGATTGAGTTGACAAATTGTCAAGGCAATTTATTATAGTAATATGTAGGGAATTCCGGAATGCCAGCGAGTGCTGTTTGGCAAACATTTGTGTCAGTTGCAGTTTTGCAGTCGTCAGGGAGTCATTTAAGTAAAGAAAGTCTGCAAATATCAActtgttaaatatttcaaaatatatttttagtacaTTTAAGCTATCTATGTATTCTTCTATTTCTCTTACCATATAATACTATGTTTTCCAATTCCACTTTCTCATATTTATTGTACAATCAATTGCGATAAAGCTTTGGCACTGCCCTTCTAATATCTGTCGCCTCTGGCGAAAATCATTAAAATCCCATAAATCATGGTGAGACAAAATGCGATTGCTGCGGTGGGAAAGCTACTGATTTTGGttgggaaaatgggaaaatgcGAAAACCAGAGCACACTACTCGTAACTATATATTTGTAATAGGCCGTATTAGGCCCACATTCTGTTATCTACCATTCACACGTGGCCATCGAGGGCCAAAGTTTCAATTCGAATGTGGCCGggcataaaaatgcaaataaaatggCCTGGGGTGCGAGTGAATATAATCATTGCCAAAAGTAAAAATGGAGAATAAAAAGTAACCGCCAAACACGAAAAGTTTTTAATGCAAATACGAAAATCGCATGGAAACATGGCCACCACGTCCTTTGAAATCCCCTCTATCCATCCCTCCGTTTAACGAGGCGTGCTGCAATTTTCCGGCGGGAAAACAGGAAGTGAGGAAAAGCGTTCGCCCCTGCATAATTTCGCGATGCGAAAAGTTAACGCaaagtgtttttattttctcctGGGTGCAAATAGAGTATATAGTTGTTTCAGCAGCTTAAAGGGATTTTAAAGCACTACGTGAGATAGATGGGTCGGGTGAGAAAGCGCTTCCAGGCCAGTTCCACCAGCAGAATGATCACGACCAGGATGTCGGCGCAGATTAGCATCAGGAGCAGGGGAGCCACGTACTCCATTCCCACGGTGATCACGAAGTTCTGCGCCACGCAATGGAGCTTCATGTGAACCCAGTAACTACGCTGCTTCCGATAGACCCCAGTTTCTAGGACCCTAAGGAGTCTGAAATATAGTGGTGTGACCAAATCTTTATAATTGCAAAGTTTTGAAATcaaatggtgtgaccaggaaTGCAAAAGATTTTAAAGCATTCAAAGCATTATTAGGTGATACTCAGATATTTACAGAACAAGGCATTACGAATCATAGTCCCAATTGTTTGTTAAAGTTCGAAAAAAGCTTCCAGGAAAACTTAATGGTAGTCTTTAAGTACACTCACCGTAGTCTGAAGAGCTCCTTGTACGTAGAGTTTCGATGCAAGTGCGTGTAGAATAACTGCTCGGGTCGGAATAGAACCTCATTCAAGTCGCAAATCTGTTGGGCCGTAAAGTATCGCTCCACGTAAGCATAACCGGAGGAGGTCTCAAACACGTAGACGTAGCCAGGATTGTCCCTAACCCTTAAGACACCTTGTTCAGCGGGCAGCCAAAGCTCAGGATTCTTCGTCTGCGTGTCGATTTTACGTTTTATGAACAAATGGATCTCAGGAAGTCTTGAGTactgaaattgaaaatattatacatATTGGAAATTAATGAGAAAAGTGTAAACTAACATTCAGATAGCTCTTGGTAAATGGCAGAGGTTCCAGGCCCACGGTCAAAGAACTCTCCGCCAGCTGCTGCATCGTCTTGATTTTTGACTTGACGGGGGAACTGAGCAGCGAAGAGACCACCACCGAAGTGTAGTAGTT
Encoded here:
- the LOC119553260 gene encoding battenin; its protein translation is MTASKQQEAEAEHDPQVVVTPGDASHSSRQDRGLWRDLTSYWILGLCNNYGYVVMLSAAHDIIKQFNPNDESEESSSGRNCHLVSTGAILLADVLPSLFVKILMPFFPFWVNFRIALAVAFSAAGFLLVGFANAEWMALLGVIITSASSGIGETTFLAYSSRYNKNVISTWSSGTGGAGVIGSLSYASLRSLDFSPRDTMLVMLIFPAIEAFAFWLLLRRPQVDILPVTTVESTEVLITDEKPLVGFKEKFFYIKHLFKYMLPLCLVYFFEYFINQGLFELVYFEDIFLDKDSQYRWLNVDYQIGVFISRSSVNVFQLDKIWLMSIFQLVNVVYFLTEVIWWYTPSIWIVFAIVLWEGLLGGGAYVNTFYRMSKEISPERQQFAMAMVVQSDSYGIALAGFLAIPVHNAICGLPAAARSLVW